In Pseudomonadota bacterium, the following proteins share a genomic window:
- a CDS encoding HDOD domain-containing protein, translated as MSQSRPTADGVNALLERIAELAPIPAAANRVIALTSKDDARIVEVAQAVAADPALAAETMRIANSPLYSGNTVIGDLEQAIMRLGLNELRNMAAAMAMIAAFRSESKLSLRLHEQSVLSGALAGLSARALSTVPRGCAFLSGLLAEIGAMACLTADTGAYEELWQAAGGDPAQRQRLETERYGTSSYEIGRRLLQRIALPEETCDAVGTPVGADADSLSDLARVCVFARTITPLLIAAGATRSFDAFREQLEATMERLALVGLGTQGMLDICVEAGRKSAAALRAR; from the coding sequence GTGAGCCAGTCACGACCCACTGCCGATGGAGTCAACGCGTTGCTCGAACGCATTGCAGAGCTAGCTCCGATACCGGCGGCTGCGAACCGCGTGATCGCCTTGACGAGCAAGGATGACGCTCGGATCGTCGAAGTCGCCCAGGCCGTGGCGGCCGATCCGGCGCTCGCAGCTGAAACCATGCGCATCGCCAACAGCCCGCTATACAGCGGGAACACCGTGATCGGAGACCTCGAGCAAGCCATCATGAGGCTGGGGCTCAACGAGCTCAGGAACATGGCGGCTGCCATGGCGATGATCGCGGCGTTTCGCTCGGAGAGCAAGCTGTCGCTCCGGTTGCACGAGCAGTCGGTCCTTTCCGGAGCGCTTGCCGGGCTCAGCGCCCGAGCGCTTTCCACGGTGCCGCGGGGTTGTGCGTTCCTCTCTGGTCTGCTGGCTGAGATCGGCGCCATGGCGTGCCTCACAGCAGACACCGGCGCCTACGAGGAGCTTTGGCAAGCAGCGGGCGGCGATCCCGCCCAACGTCAGCGGTTGGAAACGGAGCGCTACGGCACTTCGAGCTACGAGATCGGTCGTCGTTTGCTTCAGCGTATCGCGTTGCCCGAGGAGACTTGCGACGCCGTGGGTACGCCCGTTGGCGCCGATGCCGACTCGCTGTCGGATCTGGCTCGGGTCTGCGTTTTTGCACGCACCATCACTCCGCTCTTGATCGCGGCGGGTGCGACCCGCTCCTTTGACGCCTTTCGCGAACAACTCGAGGCCACCATGGAGCGGCTTGCGCTGGTCGGCCTGGGCACACAAGGGATGCTCGACATCTGTGTCGAGGCGGGCAGGAAGAGCGCAGCCGCTCTTCGGGCAAGGTAA